One Mesorhizobium sp. L-2-11 genomic region harbors:
- a CDS encoding class I SAM-dependent methyltransferase: MLGDVSLLVGPSGRVLGVDRSAGAVDVAERRATESGQCYWTRFTTGELDTFSPDETFDAVIGRLVLMYLPDPAATLRRLVGFLRPGGIIAFQEMAMPLTRSFPEAPLFSKCRGWIIETIERAGFEVDMGGRLPMVFAGAGLPAPQMNSAGLAGSGPDSPIYDYVAETLRSLLPMAEAVGAATAAEMRVDTIAERLRGEAVEQKMCIMLPPFVGAWSKTG; the protein is encoded by the coding sequence GTGCTCGGCGACGTCTCCTTGCTGGTCGGGCCCTCGGGAAGAGTACTCGGCGTCGATCGCTCGGCGGGGGCGGTAGATGTAGCCGAGCGGCGCGCCACCGAATCCGGCCAGTGTTACTGGACACGCTTTACCACAGGCGAGCTTGATACATTCTCGCCCGACGAGACTTTCGATGCGGTGATCGGCAGGCTCGTCCTGATGTATCTGCCCGATCCCGCCGCAACCCTGCGCAGGCTTGTCGGGTTTCTTCGGCCGGGCGGCATCATTGCCTTCCAGGAAATGGCGATGCCGCTCACCCGCAGTTTTCCCGAGGCGCCGCTGTTCAGCAAATGCCGCGGCTGGATTATCGAGACGATAGAGCGGGCGGGTTTCGAGGTCGACATGGGTGGCAGGCTACCGATGGTCTTCGCCGGCGCAGGGCTGCCGGCGCCGCAGATGAATTCCGCCGGCCTCGCCGGTAGCGGGCCCGACTCGCCGATCTACGACTATGTTGCCGAGACCTTGCGCAGCCTGCTGCCGATGGCCGAGGCCGTCGGCGCCGCGACCGCCGCCGAAATGAGGGTCGATACGATCGCCGAGCGACTGCGCGGCGAGGCTGTCGAGCAGAAAATGTGCATTATGCTGCCGCCCTTTGTCGGCGCATGGTCAAAAACAGGATAA
- a CDS encoding TetR/AcrR family transcriptional regulator, producing the protein MIKSPEIRSAELLDCAQRLFFEHGYDNTTVNDIIREAGLSKGAFYHYFASKEALLEALATRLARDSFTELQPVLNDPSLDGLGRLNALFAGSRRLNVELAPQMRKTFFVLFRPENLALFHRVDQAARELAMPIITDLLRKGSDEGIFDVPDPEAFAEMFLQLRLIFRDVMHRALLKAEQGNIEEAARLLDERLRLYGIAIDRLLKLPDGTIEAAQPGFARAFLEAGP; encoded by the coding sequence GTGATAAAGTCGCCGGAGATACGATCCGCCGAGCTCCTCGACTGCGCCCAGCGGCTTTTCTTCGAGCACGGCTACGACAACACGACGGTGAACGACATCATCCGCGAGGCTGGCCTGTCGAAGGGCGCGTTCTACCACTATTTCGCATCGAAAGAGGCCCTGCTGGAGGCGCTCGCCACACGTCTCGCCCGCGACAGCTTCACCGAGCTGCAGCCCGTGCTCAACGATCCCTCACTCGATGGGCTTGGCCGGCTCAATGCCCTGTTTGCCGGCTCGCGGCGGCTGAACGTCGAGCTTGCCCCGCAAATGCGCAAGACATTTTTCGTCCTGTTCCGGCCCGAGAACCTTGCCCTCTTCCATCGGGTCGACCAGGCGGCCAGGGAGTTGGCCATGCCGATAATCACCGATCTGCTCAGGAAAGGCAGCGACGAAGGCATTTTCGACGTGCCCGACCCGGAAGCCTTCGCCGAGATGTTCTTGCAGCTGCGGCTGATCTTTCGGGATGTAATGCACCGCGCCCTGCTGAAGGCCGAGCAGGGCAATATCGAGGAAGCGGCGCGGCTGCTCGACGAGCGGCTGCGGCTCTACGGCATCGCAATCGACCGGCTTTTGAAGCTGCCCGATGGAACGATAGAAGCTGCGCAACCCGGGTTTGCCCGGGCTTTCCTCGAAGCAGGCCCGTGA
- a CDS encoding efflux RND transporter periplasmic adaptor subunit yields the protein MKESLLRRIRWTASIVVVAAAAAFGAWYLWQPAKVSVVTPQRGDAAEIVYASGSVEPRTWAKVTPVVRERIVEQCNCEGSRVAQGDVLARLDDSEARAVLGELEARQALAQEELRRLTVLAERRAASQQALDRAQSELGQIEALVAGQKARLDSYVLRAPSAGVVLRQDGEVGEVAELGTVLFWVGEPRPLLVVAEVNEEDIPRVEVGQRALLKSDAFRQQDLEAVVDSITPKGDPVTKTYRVRFRLPDDTPLRIGMSTDVNIVISVSKNALLIPSVAVDGNKVFAVEGDAAWRREIRTGIRGTNGIEVLSGLDEKARVVSPYPAELADGARVSITGAQE from the coding sequence ATGAAGGAGAGTCTCTTGCGACGGATACGCTGGACGGCCAGCATCGTTGTTGTCGCGGCCGCGGCTGCTTTCGGCGCCTGGTATCTGTGGCAACCGGCCAAGGTCTCGGTAGTGACGCCACAACGCGGCGACGCGGCGGAAATCGTTTACGCGAGTGGCTCCGTCGAGCCGCGAACCTGGGCCAAGGTAACTCCCGTGGTTCGCGAAAGGATCGTCGAGCAATGCAATTGCGAGGGGTCGAGGGTTGCACAAGGCGACGTGCTCGCCAGGCTCGACGACAGCGAGGCCCGGGCCGTGCTTGGCGAACTAGAGGCGCGTCAAGCGCTTGCCCAGGAAGAGCTCCGGCGGCTGACGGTGCTTGCCGAAAGGCGTGCGGCGAGCCAGCAGGCTCTCGATCGTGCGCAGAGCGAGCTCGGTCAGATCGAAGCGCTGGTCGCCGGACAGAAGGCGCGACTTGACTCCTACGTGTTACGCGCGCCGAGCGCCGGCGTCGTGCTCAGGCAGGACGGCGAGGTGGGTGAGGTAGCCGAACTCGGCACGGTGTTATTCTGGGTCGGCGAGCCCAGGCCGCTCTTGGTGGTCGCCGAAGTCAACGAGGAGGACATACCCCGGGTCGAGGTCGGCCAGCGCGCGCTGCTTAAATCCGACGCGTTCCGCCAGCAGGACCTGGAAGCGGTGGTCGACAGCATCACACCCAAGGGCGATCCGGTGACGAAGACCTATCGCGTCCGTTTCCGCCTGCCGGACGATACGCCGCTTCGTATCGGCATGTCGACCGACGTGAACATCGTCATCAGCGTTTCGAAAAATGCGCTGTTGATCCCGTCGGTTGCCGTGGACGGAAACAAGGTGTTCGCCGTCGAAGGCGACGCGGCCTGGCGACGTGAAATCCGAACCGGCATTCGCGGCACCAATGGCATCGAGGTTCTGTCGGGGCTCGATGAGAAGGCTCGCGTCGTCTCGCCCTATCCCGCCGAGCTCGCCGATGGCGCCCGCGTGAGCATCACCGGCGCCCAGGAGTGA
- a CDS encoding ABC transporter permease — MPLIFDIALTHIAGRGRQTLVAVIGVAVGVGFSIAMAALMQGGQDDFVRQLVDTMPHVDITDEQRTARRQPAEEAFATVAISGLRPRDDRRGIINPTAATSWLESWIPGRFAASLKTQGVIRFSSREVGAAIIGIEPEREPGVSPIVGDFVEGSFSALAAGGNNVLIGDTMASRLGAGFGDTIIAVSAEGLTRNFKIAGLFHTGTTARDEGEAYVLLKNAQILSARPNAINEIRIKLDDPDRAPAVAQRAEAELGYKAVAWQEANESILEALVVRNVIMYTVVGAIMLVAGFGIYNIISTITHEKARDIAIMKSLGFPEADMRRLFLLEGVAIGAAGSVLGGLLGVSMTYALSLVRFEIAATGQEMTRLPIAWSLMHYVIASAFALGSAAVAGYLPARRAARLNPVEIIRGAS; from the coding sequence ATGCCGCTCATCTTCGACATCGCCCTCACGCATATTGCCGGCCGCGGTCGCCAGACGCTGGTTGCCGTGATCGGCGTTGCGGTCGGGGTCGGATTCTCCATTGCCATGGCGGCGCTGATGCAGGGTGGGCAGGACGATTTCGTCAGGCAACTCGTCGACACGATGCCGCATGTCGACATCACCGACGAGCAGCGCACGGCCCGCCGTCAGCCAGCCGAGGAGGCCTTCGCGACTGTCGCGATTTCCGGGCTCAGGCCGCGCGACGATCGACGCGGCATCATCAACCCGACGGCCGCGACCTCCTGGCTTGAAAGCTGGATTCCCGGCCGGTTCGCGGCAAGCCTCAAAACGCAGGGTGTGATCCGTTTTTCCAGCCGCGAAGTCGGCGCGGCGATCATTGGCATCGAACCGGAGCGCGAGCCCGGCGTGTCGCCGATTGTCGGAGACTTCGTCGAAGGCAGCTTTTCGGCGCTTGCCGCGGGCGGCAACAACGTGCTCATCGGCGACACGATGGCGAGCCGGCTCGGCGCCGGGTTCGGCGACACGATAATTGCGGTCTCCGCCGAGGGACTGACGCGTAACTTCAAGATCGCTGGGCTGTTCCACACCGGCACCACCGCGCGCGACGAAGGCGAGGCCTATGTGCTTTTGAAAAACGCGCAGATCCTCTCGGCGCGTCCGAACGCCATCAACGAGATCCGCATCAAGCTCGACGATCCTGACCGCGCTCCGGCGGTGGCGCAGCGTGCCGAAGCCGAACTGGGCTACAAGGCGGTGGCGTGGCAGGAGGCCAATGAATCGATTCTCGAAGCGCTCGTCGTACGCAACGTCATCATGTACACCGTTGTCGGCGCGATCATGCTGGTCGCTGGCTTCGGCATCTACAACATCATCTCCACCATCACGCACGAAAAGGCGCGCGACATCGCCATCATGAAGTCGCTTGGCTTTCCGGAGGCCGACATGCGCCGGCTCTTTCTGCTGGAAGGCGTTGCGATCGGCGCTGCCGGCTCCGTGCTCGGCGGGCTGCTCGGCGTCTCCATGACCTATGCGCTGTCGCTGGTGCGTTTCGAGATCGCCGCGACCGGCCAGGAGATGACCCGGCTACCGATCGCCTGGAGCTTGATGCACTACGTCATCGCGTCGGCTTTTGCGCTGGGCTCGGCGGCAGTGGCCGGCTACCTGCCGGCGCGTCGTGCGGCGCGCCTGAACCCCGTCGAGATCATCAGAGGCGCGTCATGA
- a CDS encoding ABC transporter ATP-binding protein gives MSVLIETRKLTRVLPETVPVTLVKDITLAINEREFVAVTGPSGSGKSSLLYLLGLLDRPTAGTLTIGGREAQPMNERERARTRLSMLGFVFQFHFLLPEFTARENVEIPMRKLGRLARPQMRERAGELLSSLGLGEHLDKRPDQLSGGQRQRVAVARSLANDPPLILADEPTGSLDSKSSEQVFAILENLVRERGKTVVAVTHDLDMAARMDRRIHIVDGKIG, from the coding sequence ATGAGCGTCCTCATCGAGACCAGGAAACTGACGCGCGTGTTGCCCGAGACGGTTCCCGTCACGCTGGTCAAGGACATCACGTTGGCGATTAACGAAAGGGAATTCGTCGCCGTCACCGGTCCCTCCGGCTCGGGAAAATCGTCATTGCTCTATCTGCTCGGGCTGCTCGACCGGCCGACCGCCGGCACGTTGACAATAGGCGGCCGCGAAGCCCAGCCGATGAATGAAAGGGAGCGCGCGCGGACCAGGCTTTCGATGCTGGGCTTCGTGTTCCAGTTTCATTTTCTGCTGCCGGAGTTCACGGCGCGCGAAAATGTCGAAATCCCAATGCGCAAGCTTGGCCGGCTGGCGCGGCCTCAGATGCGCGAACGGGCCGGGGAGCTGCTGTCATCCCTCGGGCTCGGCGAACATCTCGACAAGCGGCCTGACCAACTCTCTGGCGGCCAGCGTCAGCGCGTCGCGGTGGCACGCTCGCTCGCCAACGATCCGCCGCTCATCCTCGCCGATGAGCCGACGGGGAGCCTCGACAGCAAGAGCTCCGAGCAGGTCTTCGCAATTCTGGAGAATCTGGTGCGCGAGCGCGGCAAGACCGTCGTGGCCGTTACCCATGATCTCGACATGGCGGCGCGCATGGATCGCCGCATTCACATCGTGGACGGGAAGATCGGCTGA
- the otsB gene encoding trehalose-phosphatase: MTDLRLPLAPDLPDGQWALFLDIDGTLLEHAAHPDAVFVGDELRQLLGNIERRLGGALAFITGRSVSAVDRLFNPLKLRIAGLYGLEHRLTADGQVDIADAPADIAALADEIEAELGGGKVYVERKGPVLAIHTRAAPQLLARATQLVEQALTQLPRGYRVIAGNAGVELMPLEAVKGAAIRRFMEIQPFAGRRPVFLGDDTSDENGFEAINETNGISIRVKPRGPTVASYGLDDVTEAIAWLEANFGAAQVS; this comes from the coding sequence GTGACCGACCTTCGACTGCCGCTGGCCCCCGACCTGCCGGACGGGCAATGGGCGCTTTTTCTCGATATCGACGGCACCTTGCTGGAACACGCCGCTCATCCCGACGCTGTCTTCGTCGGTGATGAATTGCGTCAGCTTCTCGGAAATATCGAACGAAGGCTGGGCGGCGCCCTCGCCTTCATCACCGGGCGTTCGGTTTCCGCCGTGGACAGATTGTTTAACCCCCTGAAACTGCGCATTGCAGGGCTGTACGGACTCGAGCATCGGTTGACGGCGGACGGTCAAGTCGACATTGCCGACGCTCCGGCGGATATCGCGGCCCTTGCCGACGAGATTGAGGCCGAACTGGGTGGAGGCAAGGTCTACGTCGAGCGCAAGGGACCGGTCCTGGCCATCCATACCCGCGCGGCGCCGCAACTGCTTGCCCGGGCAACGCAGCTTGTCGAACAGGCATTGACGCAGCTTCCGCGGGGGTACCGGGTGATTGCCGGAAACGCTGGCGTTGAACTCATGCCGCTGGAAGCCGTCAAAGGGGCTGCCATCCGGCGTTTCATGGAAATCCAGCCCTTTGCCGGCCGGCGGCCCGTATTCCTCGGAGATGACACCTCGGATGAAAACGGTTTCGAGGCAATAAACGAGACCAACGGCATCTCTATCCGCGTGAAGCCGCGTGGGCCGACGGTTGCAAGCTACGGTCTTGATGACGTGACCGAGGCAATAGCCTGGCTCGAGGCCAATTTCGGCGCGGCGCAGGTGTCCTGA
- a CDS encoding alpha,alpha-trehalose-phosphate synthase (UDP-forming) yields MSDFGIEVLWVLIIVSLGLSAVALVLSISHRRHIPAAASSAGDDVVSEAARTLLREFEKNGHSTDAALITWSPDTLRKILADDLPETQVIVVSNREPYIHNTRDDGIELLVPASGLVSALEPITRACAGTWIAYGGGTADRLTVDENDRVEVPPGNPSYTLRRVWLTEEEYQAYYLGFANEGLWPLCHIAFTRPIFRASDWQAYEAVNRKFADTVVAEARNERPIVLVQDYHFALLPRMIRERLPEAIIITFWHIPWPNSEVYSICPWRERILEGLLGSSIIGFHTQFHANNFTESVDRILESRIERADAAISYGGQTTLVHAYPISIEWPAELLARLPAVEECRARVRERFGLPANVKLCVGVERLDYTKGIPDRFHALDELFTRYPEWLGKVVFLQVAAPSRGTLPAYRQLHEECLRYAEELNQRYGSETYNPVLMLAEHHSQEQVYEIYRAADICMVTSLHDGMNLVAKEFVAARDDEQGVLLLSTFAGASRELLEALIVNPYDATMMGEALLQALTMTPDEQRERMRPMREMIRDNNVYRWAGSMLLDAARLRKRGVTGNGERPSNSNNVVSIFERARKAAS; encoded by the coding sequence ATGTCAGATTTTGGCATCGAAGTACTCTGGGTTCTGATCATTGTAAGCCTTGGCCTTTCCGCTGTTGCGCTGGTGCTTTCGATATCCCACCGGCGCCACATACCTGCGGCCGCATCCTCCGCAGGCGATGACGTGGTTTCGGAAGCGGCTCGCACGCTGCTGCGGGAGTTTGAAAAGAATGGCCACTCGACCGATGCAGCGCTGATCACATGGTCGCCCGACACGTTGCGCAAGATCCTGGCCGACGATCTGCCGGAGACGCAGGTGATCGTCGTATCCAACCGCGAGCCCTACATCCACAACACCAGGGATGATGGCATCGAGCTCCTGGTGCCGGCCAGCGGGCTGGTTTCGGCACTTGAGCCGATCACCCGCGCCTGTGCCGGCACCTGGATTGCGTATGGCGGCGGAACAGCGGACCGTCTCACCGTCGACGAGAACGACCGGGTTGAGGTGCCGCCCGGCAATCCGTCCTACACGCTGCGAAGGGTCTGGCTGACCGAGGAAGAATACCAGGCCTATTATTTAGGCTTCGCCAATGAAGGTCTGTGGCCGCTTTGTCATATCGCCTTCACCCGCCCGATTTTTCGCGCGTCGGACTGGCAGGCCTATGAGGCCGTCAACCGCAAGTTCGCCGACACGGTGGTTGCCGAAGCGCGCAACGAGCGGCCGATCGTGCTGGTCCAGGATTACCACTTCGCGCTCTTGCCGCGCATGATCCGTGAGCGCCTGCCCGAGGCGATCATCATTACTTTCTGGCATATCCCATGGCCGAACTCGGAAGTGTACAGCATCTGTCCATGGCGTGAACGGATCCTGGAAGGTTTGCTTGGCAGCTCCATCATCGGCTTCCATACGCAGTTTCATGCCAATAATTTCACCGAAAGCGTCGATCGCATCCTGGAAAGCCGGATAGAACGGGCGGACGCGGCGATCTCCTATGGCGGGCAAACGACTTTGGTCCACGCTTACCCCATCTCCATAGAATGGCCGGCCGAACTGCTGGCAAGATTGCCGGCTGTCGAGGAATGCCGTGCCCGTGTCCGAGAAAGATTCGGGCTGCCTGCGAACGTCAAATTGTGCGTCGGCGTCGAGCGCCTCGACTACACCAAAGGCATTCCCGATCGCTTTCATGCCCTGGACGAATTGTTCACGCGATATCCCGAATGGCTAGGCAAAGTGGTTTTCCTGCAAGTCGCGGCGCCCAGCCGAGGCACTTTGCCGGCCTACCGGCAACTTCATGAGGAATGCCTTCGCTATGCCGAAGAGCTCAACCAGCGCTACGGCAGCGAGACCTACAATCCCGTCCTGATGCTCGCCGAACATCACTCGCAGGAGCAGGTCTACGAGATCTATCGGGCCGCCGACATATGCATGGTCACCAGCCTGCACGACGGCATGAACCTGGTGGCCAAGGAATTCGTCGCGGCGCGCGACGACGAACAGGGCGTGCTGCTGCTCAGCACCTTTGCCGGCGCTTCGCGCGAACTGCTGGAGGCACTGATCGTCAACCCTTATGATGCGACCATGATGGGCGAAGCGCTGCTGCAGGCGCTGACCATGACGCCGGACGAGCAGCGCGAGCGCATGCGGCCGATGCGCGAGATGATCCGCGACAACAATGTCTACCGCTGGGCCGGCAGCATGCTCTTGGACGCTGCGCGCCTTCGCAAACGCGGGGTGACCGGCAACGGCGAGCGGCCATCCAACAGCAACAACGTCGTTTCCATCTTCGAGCGGGCACGAAAGGCGGCGTCGTGA
- a CDS encoding amylo-alpha-1,6-glucosidase, which produces MAQLDEPRLDPAVALASLDATAPREPHRLFALKQGDCFAVADAYGDIRGAGDGFFRDDTRVLSEFRLTVGDRQTSLLGASLSQDNVLFTSNLTNLPMQSVRGRDIPQGAIHIERVRLLWQDRLFERITLSNYSQEQSTIRVSLHFAADFRDMFEVRGSTRPKRGMAHAAKTDATCVLLRYDGLDGLARMSAISFSQAPDQLSADRADFLIAVTRRSRKMLYVEVGPEMTETPNRDRFRAAAARARFGMRAKRRHGATVHSSGRVFNDWVERARADVALLTTELSTGPYPYAGIPWFSTAFGRDGVISALQMLWLNPGLARGVLAFLAQHQATETSPFSDSQPGKIMHETRKGEMAALRELPFGRYYGGVDTTPLYIHLACAYADRTGDMAFVDSLWPSLCAAAEWTEEASRPTGFVTYQRAAESGLANQGWKDSHDSVFHADGRTPRGPIALVEVQGYAFAAFRGLAALARRRGEIDRADHWESSAEAMRAAVERYFWLDDLGFYALAIDGAGEPCKVRTSNVGHLLYVGLPAPARAQMVADQLLSASFHSGWGLRTLADDAVFFNPMSYHNGSIWPHDTAICGAGLARFGEREHVIRLMSSTFESAVHFNMRLPELFCGFTRAPGEAPIAYPVACLPQAWSAGSAFMLMQACLGLEIDGWDGEIHVTRPRLPIGIDTLTLRHLGVGTRKVDLTFQRVGDRVVAFLAERHEGLVPLVVRT; this is translated from the coding sequence ATGGCCCAACTCGACGAGCCCAGGCTTGATCCCGCGGTAGCACTTGCGTCCCTGGACGCCACCGCACCTCGAGAGCCGCATCGGCTGTTCGCTCTCAAGCAGGGCGATTGTTTTGCCGTGGCCGACGCCTACGGCGATATCCGCGGCGCCGGCGATGGTTTCTTCCGTGACGACACGCGAGTGCTTTCCGAATTCCGGCTGACCGTCGGCGACCGGCAGACATCGCTGCTCGGTGCGTCGCTCAGCCAGGACAATGTGCTGTTCACCTCCAACCTGACCAATCTGCCGATGCAGAGCGTCCGCGGCCGGGACATTCCGCAGGGCGCGATCCATATCGAACGCGTCAGGCTGCTTTGGCAGGACCGGCTGTTTGAACGCATCACCCTTTCCAACTACAGCCAGGAACAGTCCACCATCCGCGTTTCGCTGCATTTTGCCGCCGATTTCCGCGACATGTTCGAAGTGCGCGGCTCGACAAGACCGAAGCGCGGCATGGCCCATGCTGCCAAGACGGATGCGACCTGCGTGCTGCTTCGCTACGACGGGTTGGATGGGCTGGCGCGGATGTCGGCGATATCGTTCTCGCAGGCGCCGGACCAGCTGTCCGCCGACCGTGCGGATTTCCTGATTGCCGTGACGAGGCGCAGCCGCAAGATGCTGTATGTCGAAGTCGGTCCCGAAATGACGGAAACGCCGAACCGTGATCGCTTCCGCGCCGCCGCGGCCCGGGCTCGCTTCGGCATGCGGGCCAAGCGCCGCCATGGTGCTACGGTGCACAGTTCCGGGCGCGTCTTCAACGATTGGGTCGAGCGTGCCCGCGCCGATGTGGCGCTGCTGACCACCGAGCTTTCGACCGGACCCTACCCCTATGCGGGCATCCCCTGGTTTTCGACGGCGTTCGGCCGCGACGGCGTGATCTCCGCCTTGCAGATGCTGTGGCTCAACCCGGGCCTGGCGCGAGGCGTGCTGGCCTTCCTTGCCCAGCACCAGGCGACGGAGACATCGCCGTTCAGCGATTCTCAGCCGGGCAAGATCATGCACGAGACCCGCAAAGGCGAAATGGCGGCGCTGCGGGAGCTCCCCTTCGGCCGCTACTATGGCGGTGTCGACACGACGCCACTCTACATCCATCTCGCCTGCGCCTATGCGGACCGTACCGGAGACATGGCGTTCGTCGATAGCCTGTGGCCGTCGCTCTGCGCTGCGGCTGAATGGACCGAGGAGGCAAGCCGGCCGACCGGCTTCGTCACCTATCAGCGTGCCGCCGAGTCCGGCCTCGCCAACCAGGGATGGAAGGACAGCCACGATTCCGTCTTCCATGCCGACGGCCGAACCCCCAGGGGACCGATCGCCCTGGTGGAGGTGCAAGGCTATGCCTTTGCCGCGTTCCGGGGCTTGGCGGCGCTCGCCCGCCGCCGCGGCGAGATCGACAGGGCCGATCATTGGGAGAGCAGCGCCGAGGCCATGCGCGCCGCTGTCGAACGCTATTTCTGGCTGGACGATCTCGGCTTCTATGCCTTGGCGATCGACGGCGCCGGCGAGCCCTGCAAGGTGCGGACGTCCAATGTCGGGCACCTTCTGTATGTCGGCCTCCCCGCGCCGGCACGGGCGCAGATGGTCGCCGACCAGCTGCTTTCAGCCTCCTTCCATTCGGGCTGGGGGCTGCGGACGCTCGCCGACGATGCTGTGTTCTTCAACCCGATGTCATACCACAACGGCTCGATCTGGCCGCATGACACCGCCATTTGCGGCGCCGGTCTGGCACGCTTTGGCGAGCGTGAACACGTGATCCGGCTGATGAGCAGCACCTTCGAATCGGCTGTCCATTTCAACATGCGGTTGCCCGAACTGTTCTGCGGCTTTACGCGCGCGCCGGGCGAGGCGCCGATCGCCTATCCCGTCGCCTGCCTGCCGCAGGCATGGTCGGCTGGGTCTGCCTTCATGCTGATGCAGGCCTGCCTCGGCCTCGAGATCGACGGCTGGGACGGCGAAATCCACGTCACCCGTCCCAGGCTGCCGATTGGTATCGACACGCTCACGCTGAGGCATCTTGGCGTTGGCACCAGGAAGGTGGATCTGACATTCCAGCGTGTCGGCGACAGGGTTGTCGCCTTTCTCGCCGAACGGCATGAGGGGTTGGTGCCGCTCGTCGTGCGGACCTAG
- a CDS encoding glycosyltransferase family 4 protein, whose amino-acid sequence MKIAHVAPLHESVPPRLYGGTERIVSYLTEELVELGHDVTLFASGDTRTSAKLVPCRERALRLDPSPLKSETAAHLSMLSEVRKRAQEFEIIHFHLSHFLHFSFFEHMHERTVTTPHGRLDYVDLAPAYERFPRFPMISVSRSQRAGLADANWLATIHHGLPTDLYQPVFAPSPGEPYLAFLGRMSRDKRPDRAIEIALRSGLKLKLAAKIGDDDRAYFRKMVEPLVDGDRVDYVGEIEEDKKAEFLGNAAGLVFPIDWPEPFGLAVIEAMACGTPVIGWNCGALPEIVDQGVTGFIVDSMQAAVASVPDLLRLDRRKVRAVFERRFSAKRMTRDYFSAYARLIGASAEARAS is encoded by the coding sequence ATGAAAATAGCCCATGTGGCGCCGCTCCACGAATCCGTGCCGCCTCGACTCTATGGAGGCACGGAGCGCATTGTCTCCTATCTGACTGAAGAGTTGGTCGAGCTGGGCCATGACGTAACTTTGTTCGCCAGCGGCGATACAAGGACCTCGGCAAAATTAGTGCCATGTCGCGAGCGTGCGCTGCGTCTTGACCCAAGCCCGCTGAAATCCGAGACAGCCGCGCACCTTTCGATGCTTTCCGAGGTGAGGAAACGAGCTCAAGAATTTGAGATCATTCACTTCCATCTCAGCCATTTCCTGCATTTTTCCTTCTTCGAGCACATGCATGAGCGGACGGTGACGACGCCGCATGGCAGGCTCGACTACGTCGATCTGGCACCGGCCTATGAGCGTTTTCCGCGCTTTCCGATGATCTCCGTGTCCCGCAGCCAAAGGGCGGGGCTGGCCGACGCCAACTGGCTGGCGACGATCCACCACGGGCTGCCGACCGACCTCTACCAGCCGGTTTTCGCGCCGAGCCCAGGAGAGCCCTACCTCGCCTTCCTTGGCCGGATGTCACGCGATAAGCGTCCGGATCGTGCCATCGAGATCGCGCTACGCTCGGGGCTGAAACTGAAGCTTGCAGCAAAGATCGGCGACGACGACCGGGCTTATTTCCGCAAAATGGTCGAGCCGCTGGTCGACGGCGATCGTGTCGACTATGTTGGCGAGATCGAGGAAGACAAGAAGGCGGAATTCCTCGGCAACGCGGCCGGCCTCGTATTCCCGATCGACTGGCCGGAGCCGTTCGGTCTTGCCGTCATAGAAGCGATGGCCTGCGGCACGCCCGTGATCGGCTGGAACTGCGGCGCCTTGCCGGAAATCGTCGATCAAGGCGTGACCGGTTTTATCGTGGATTCCATGCAAGCCGCGGTTGCCTCGGTGCCCGACTTGCTGCGACTCGACAGGCGGAAGGTGCGAGCTGTCTTCGAAAGGCGGTTTTCTGCCAAGAGAATGACCCGCGACTATTTTTCCGCCTATGCGCGCCTGATCGGCGCCTCGGCCGAAGCAAGAGCGTCGTGA
- a CDS encoding DUF982 domain-containing protein, with protein MNRLEFFTPVRIARGHGEPVEEIDNVGEAMTFLRHWPKGRRGPVYQCALNCCAAALAGRMSAEEARKAFTGFARITRLLDDDMALPIRGERMDSAYTPRR; from the coding sequence ATGAATCGCCTAGAATTCTTTACGCCGGTGCGAATTGCGCGCGGGCACGGAGAACCTGTCGAAGAAATCGACAACGTCGGCGAAGCGATGACGTTTTTGCGCCACTGGCCGAAGGGCAGGCGCGGCCCGGTGTATCAATGCGCGCTGAACTGCTGCGCTGCGGCACTGGCAGGTCGGATGTCTGCCGAGGAAGCAAGAAAGGCTTTTACGGGCTTTGCCCGGATCACCCGGCTCCTGGATGACGACATGGCGCTGCCGATACGCGGCGAAAGGATGGACAGCGCATACACGCCTCGGCGATAG